One region of Hymenobacter sediminicola genomic DNA includes:
- a CDS encoding tyrosine-protein phosphatase, protein MHSHLLPGLDDGAETVEHSLELLRELRALGYRKLIMTPHLMGDFYKNTPEGIRGALHHLQRVATEAGITDVQLECAAEYYLDEWFGPRLDRGDELLTFGGDKRYLLFETSYINEPFNLAETVFRLQSMGYQPVLAHPERYTYFYGRFDDLVKVRENGALLQLNLNSLAGYYSSGAEKVAEKLIDAGLVDLVGTDAHNLKHTSTLRDKALPTEYMRKLLALPLLNNTL, encoded by the coding sequence ATGCATTCCCATTTGCTGCCTGGGCTTGATGATGGGGCCGAAACGGTAGAACATTCTCTGGAGCTGCTGCGCGAGTTACGCGCCTTGGGCTACCGGAAACTGATTATGACGCCCCACCTCATGGGCGACTTCTACAAAAATACCCCGGAGGGCATCCGAGGCGCCTTACACCACTTGCAGCGAGTAGCGACGGAGGCCGGAATTACGGATGTGCAGCTGGAATGTGCGGCGGAGTACTACCTCGACGAATGGTTTGGCCCCCGTCTGGACCGGGGCGACGAACTACTCACGTTCGGCGGCGACAAGCGCTACCTGCTGTTTGAAACGAGCTACATCAACGAGCCTTTCAATCTGGCAGAAACTGTGTTTCGGCTGCAAAGCATGGGTTACCAGCCAGTGCTGGCGCACCCGGAGCGCTACACGTATTTCTACGGCCGCTTCGATGACCTTGTAAAGGTCCGGGAGAATGGCGCGCTGCTCCAGTTGAATCTTAACTCTCTGGCAGGCTACTATTCTTCCGGTGCCGAAAAGGTGGCCGAGAAGCTCATCGATGCCGGTTTGGTAGATCTGGTCGGGACAGATGCGCACAATCTTAAGCACACATCCACGCTGCGCGACAAGGCTCTGCCCACTGAGTATATGCGCAAGTTGCTGGCGCTTCCGCTGCTGAACAATACGTTGTAA
- a CDS encoding NAD-dependent epimerase/dehydratase family protein, translating to MIFVTGGSGLVGGFLIPALVARGLPVRALYRRQIPVLEGADVVEWVEGDLRDTTLLSTALKGVTHVFHCAGLVSYAPQDEEALLQVNVEGTAAIVDASLDRPGIRLCQVSSVAALGGGAAQAREQAGPDVLQVLDENTKWDLGAEHGAYATSKYLAELEVWRGISEGLQAVMVCPSVILGPADWERSSTRLFRYAWEQHRFYTPGSINVVDVRDVVAMMLRLTLELDVSGERYVLSGGSLLLSEFLSRAAACFGRKPPTVSVPDWAAEGIWRLEHARSVLTGARPLITKDTARAGRHPVLYRAEKVQQDTGLAFRPVPETIEWCCRELMQKQAKK from the coding sequence ATGATCTTCGTCACTGGTGGTAGCGGCCTTGTAGGAGGTTTCCTGATTCCGGCGCTGGTGGCGCGGGGGCTGCCAGTGCGTGCTCTCTACCGCCGCCAGATACCGGTGCTGGAGGGCGCCGACGTGGTAGAATGGGTGGAAGGTGACCTGCGCGATACGACATTGCTGAGCACTGCACTGAAAGGTGTAACGCACGTTTTTCATTGCGCCGGACTGGTGTCGTATGCTCCGCAGGATGAGGAAGCCTTGCTGCAGGTGAACGTAGAAGGTACTGCCGCCATAGTGGATGCTAGCCTGGATCGGCCCGGCATCCGACTCTGTCAGGTGTCGTCGGTGGCGGCGCTGGGCGGGGGGGCAGCACAAGCCCGCGAACAGGCTGGGCCTGATGTGCTGCAGGTGCTTGATGAGAATACCAAGTGGGACCTAGGCGCCGAGCACGGGGCGTATGCTACTTCAAAATACCTCGCCGAACTGGAAGTGTGGCGGGGCATATCAGAAGGACTGCAGGCAGTGATGGTGTGTCCCTCCGTAATTCTGGGGCCCGCAGATTGGGAGCGGAGCAGCACCCGGCTGTTTCGGTATGCTTGGGAGCAACACCGCTTCTACACACCCGGCAGCATCAATGTGGTAGATGTGCGCGATGTAGTGGCCATGATGCTGCGCCTCACCTTGGAACTTGACGTATCCGGGGAACGGTATGTGTTAAGCGGCGGCAGCCTCCTGCTTAGTGAGTTTCTAAGCCGCGCCGCAGCGTGCTTTGGCCGCAAGCCACCTACCGTATCGGTGCCGGATTGGGCCGCGGAAGGCATCTGGCGCCTGGAGCACGCTCGCTCGGTACTGACCGGTGCCCGGCCTCTCATTACCAAGGATACAGCCCGCGCCGGCCGCCATCCAGTGCTGTACCGCGCCGAAAAGGTGCAGCAGGACACCGGACTTGCCTTTCGGCCTGTGCCGGAAACCATAGAATGGTGCTGCCGGGAACTGATGCAAAAACAGGCAAAGAAATAA
- a CDS encoding tetratricopeptide repeat protein, giving the protein MNENFEDRDEVLDTVRRFERMVAQNEPVFFDLADFENIIDHYTTNTQYDKALQACEAAIAQYPFSTELLIDRSQVLAMKGEYTAASTQIENVAELDPDNPDVAVTRGIIATQKGEFAEAVAFFLQAAERAPDRDDIYFNLGLAYQSWQKFKSAAKYYKKSLRLNSDNDVAVQELLYCLEVSERLEENLPFFQRFTDDDPYSAVAWYNLGQAHFRLNQPEKAIAAFEYAILIDAKFYEAHAYLASTYVTQEKYREAIAEFEVSYPEGEPSPEALCNIGECHEKLREWDSARRFYQKSIDLEPEMDEAWFGIGIILNEQERFFEAIHFFRKAVGIYAESVEYWLALAAAEYQVGNIVSALEAYEKATEVAPDSKDAWLNWSILLYEQGNFEGAIDLMRNAVEVQPMEAELHYRLCAYLLAAGRYREAYETLENALTLDFDKHRLLFEYFPELESQKALARLIDQYRK; this is encoded by the coding sequence ATGAATGAAAATTTTGAGGACCGGGATGAAGTGCTGGACACTGTGCGCCGTTTTGAGCGGATGGTAGCCCAGAACGAGCCTGTCTTTTTCGACTTGGCCGATTTTGAGAATATTATCGACCATTATACCACCAACACGCAGTATGACAAGGCGCTACAAGCCTGTGAAGCTGCTATTGCCCAATATCCGTTCAGCACGGAACTGCTGATTGACCGCTCGCAGGTGCTGGCCATGAAAGGCGAGTACACGGCTGCCAGCACCCAGATTGAAAACGTAGCCGAACTGGACCCCGACAACCCAGACGTAGCCGTAACGCGCGGCATTATTGCCACCCAAAAAGGTGAATTCGCGGAGGCTGTAGCGTTTTTCCTGCAGGCCGCCGAACGGGCGCCAGACCGCGACGACATCTACTTCAACCTGGGGTTGGCCTACCAAAGCTGGCAGAAATTCAAGAGCGCGGCCAAATACTATAAGAAAAGCCTGCGTCTCAATTCCGACAATGATGTGGCCGTTCAGGAGCTACTTTACTGTCTGGAAGTGAGTGAGCGACTCGAGGAAAACCTACCATTCTTCCAGCGCTTCACCGACGATGACCCGTACTCGGCGGTGGCGTGGTACAACCTGGGGCAGGCGCATTTTCGCCTCAACCAGCCGGAAAAGGCTATTGCGGCCTTCGAGTATGCCATCCTCATCGACGCCAAGTTCTACGAGGCGCACGCCTACCTGGCCAGCACCTATGTGACGCAGGAAAAATACCGGGAGGCCATTGCGGAATTTGAGGTAAGCTACCCAGAGGGGGAGCCCAGCCCAGAGGCGCTGTGCAACATCGGAGAGTGCCACGAGAAGCTCCGCGAATGGGATTCGGCCCGCCGTTTCTACCAGAAATCCATCGACTTGGAGCCGGAGATGGATGAGGCGTGGTTTGGTATCGGCATCATTCTCAATGAGCAGGAACGCTTCTTCGAGGCTATCCACTTCTTCCGCAAGGCAGTAGGCATCTATGCCGAGAGCGTTGAATACTGGTTGGCATTGGCAGCCGCTGAGTACCAGGTGGGCAACATTGTAAGTGCCTTAGAGGCCTATGAAAAGGCCACGGAAGTAGCCCCTGATAGTAAGGATGCCTGGCTAAACTGGAGCATCTTGCTGTATGAGCAGGGAAATTTTGAGGGTGCCATCGACCTGATGCGCAATGCCGTGGAGGTACAGCCTATGGAGGCTGAGTTACACTACCGGCTGTGCGCTTATTTGCTGGCTGCCGGCCGCTACCGCGAGGCATACGAGACACTGGAAAACGCCCTGACGCTGGATTTCGACAAGCACCGACTGCTGTTCGAGTACTTCCCGGAACTGGAGTCGCAGAAGGCACTGGCTCGGTTGATTGATCAGTATCGGAAATAA
- a CDS encoding phosphosulfolactate synthase, with protein MNYNLTQLPERTEKPREQGFTMVMDKGLSVREVEDFLEVGAPYTDIVKLGWATSFVTPNLKRKLAAYKEAGIPVYFGGTLFEAFIIRNQFDDYRRLLEEYEMEYAEVSDGSIDLVHDKKLEYIQTLAKDVKVLSEVGSKDAEKIIPPYKWISQMKTELEAGAIKVIGEAREAGNVGLFRSTGEVRSGLVEEILTQIPFEKILWEAPQKAQQVWFIKLLGANVNLGNIAPNEIVSLETIRLGLRGDTFTHFLDMDNVDEMFRPEVKTPGKPGTSMPRG; from the coding sequence ATGAATTACAACCTCACGCAGCTACCTGAGCGCACCGAAAAACCCCGCGAGCAAGGCTTTACCATGGTAATGGACAAAGGCCTGAGCGTACGCGAAGTGGAAGATTTCCTGGAAGTAGGCGCGCCTTACACCGACATTGTGAAGCTGGGCTGGGCCACGTCCTTCGTAACGCCTAACCTCAAGCGTAAGCTGGCGGCCTACAAAGAGGCTGGCATTCCGGTGTACTTCGGGGGCACGTTGTTCGAGGCCTTCATCATTCGTAACCAGTTCGACGATTACCGCCGCCTACTGGAGGAGTATGAGATGGAATACGCCGAAGTATCTGACGGCTCTATTGATCTGGTGCACGACAAAAAGCTCGAATACATCCAGACGCTGGCCAAGGACGTGAAAGTGCTAAGCGAAGTGGGCTCGAAGGATGCGGAGAAGATTATCCCGCCCTACAAGTGGATTTCGCAGATGAAAACGGAGCTGGAAGCCGGCGCCATAAAGGTGATTGGCGAAGCCCGTGAGGCTGGTAACGTAGGCCTGTTCCGCAGCACTGGCGAGGTTCGCTCAGGTCTGGTAGAAGAAATCCTGACCCAGATTCCGTTCGAGAAAATTCTGTGGGAAGCTCCTCAGAAAGCCCAGCAGGTGTGGTTCATCAAGCTGCTTGGAGCCAACGTGAACCTGGGCAACATTGCGCCCAATGAAATTGTGAGCCTGGAAACCATCCGCTTGGGCCTGCGTGGCGACACGTTCACGCACTTCCTCGATATGGACAACGTGGATGAAATGTTCCGCCCCGAGGTGAAGACGCCTGGCAAACCTGGCACGTCCATGCCACGCGGCTAA
- a CDS encoding TraB/GumN family protein yields MPNLYSPCRTGCLALLLLLALSGAALGQTQAAPDTASYNKTKTLLWRISGAGLPGPSYVFGTMHVLCPDDAIVPPEMEAAFLSSGQLVLELDLDDPAMGKQFRRAAQLPWPNSLRRLMKPRDFKVVKKFFRQQLHQSILPYVLVKPALTEALVYSAALPCTPVSYEGKFLELAKAQQKEVLGLETIEQQLVSMQQVPYRKQAADLVEAIRTYDSIPQLMQHLVATYRGRDVDELYRLSVDPKYGSENDEPAELQARNQDWIPKMSTWMKSKPTFFAVGAAHLGGSTGVLQLLRQQGYRIEPVLLPTTSAKSAE; encoded by the coding sequence ATGCCCAATCTATATTCTCCGTGCCGCACGGGCTGTTTGGCGCTGCTATTGTTACTGGCCCTGTCTGGGGCCGCACTGGGGCAAACTCAGGCTGCGCCCGATACTGCTTCTTACAATAAGACCAAAACGCTGCTGTGGCGAATCTCGGGAGCGGGCCTGCCGGGCCCTTCCTATGTTTTCGGAACAATGCACGTGCTATGCCCCGATGATGCCATAGTGCCGCCCGAAATGGAGGCGGCATTCCTGAGTAGCGGGCAACTCGTGCTGGAACTGGACCTGGACGATCCGGCAATGGGAAAGCAGTTCCGGCGGGCGGCCCAGTTACCCTGGCCCAACTCTCTGCGCCGCCTCATGAAGCCACGCGACTTCAAGGTCGTGAAGAAGTTTTTCCGCCAGCAGCTTCACCAATCAATTCTGCCCTATGTGCTGGTAAAACCCGCTCTTACGGAAGCACTGGTATACAGCGCGGCCCTGCCCTGCACGCCTGTGAGCTACGAAGGAAAGTTTTTGGAGCTGGCCAAAGCGCAGCAGAAGGAAGTGTTGGGTCTGGAAACGATAGAACAGCAACTGGTGTCGATGCAGCAGGTACCGTACCGCAAGCAGGCCGCCGACCTGGTAGAGGCCATACGCACCTACGACAGCATTCCCCAGCTCATGCAGCACCTCGTCGCCACGTACCGTGGCCGGGATGTGGACGAACTGTATCGGTTATCGGTTGACCCCAAGTATGGTTCTGAGAATGATGAGCCGGCCGAACTGCAGGCCCGTAACCAAGACTGGATTCCAAAAATGAGTACCTGGATGAAAAGCAAGCCCACCTTCTTTGCTGTGGGAGCAGCACACCTAGGAGGCAGCACCGGCGTGCTGCAGTTGCTGCGCCAACAAGGCTACCGGATAGAGCCCGTATTGCTTCCCACTACTTCAGCGAAATCGGCAGAATAG
- a CDS encoding GNAT family N-acetyltransferase has translation MLTFQFTPFPELRTARLLLRPLCHTDAPALLIQRSDPRVMRYIDREPDHTVEESLALIRKVEQAAADNTGITWAMVRPEQEDVLLGTLGFWRLIPEHHRAEIGYGLHPDYWQQGLMHEALEAVLHFGFHTMQLHSVEANVNPQNTASMALLAKHGFVREAYFHEDYYFRGQFLDSAIYSLLTPLRMANKTTAQV, from the coding sequence ATGCTCACCTTTCAGTTTACACCGTTTCCGGAGTTGCGTACGGCGCGCCTGTTGCTACGGCCTCTGTGCCATACCGATGCCCCTGCTCTGCTGATTCAGCGTTCCGACCCGCGGGTTATGCGCTACATCGACCGGGAACCGGACCATACCGTGGAGGAGAGCCTAGCCCTGATCCGGAAGGTAGAGCAGGCCGCCGCCGACAACACCGGCATCACCTGGGCAATGGTGCGGCCAGAGCAGGAAGATGTGCTGCTAGGCACGCTGGGGTTCTGGCGCCTTATACCCGAGCACCACCGCGCCGAAATAGGCTACGGCCTGCACCCCGACTACTGGCAGCAGGGCCTGATGCATGAGGCGCTAGAAGCGGTACTACATTTTGGATTTCATACCATGCAGCTGCACAGTGTGGAGGCCAACGTAAATCCGCAAAACACAGCCTCTATGGCACTGCTCGCAAAGCACGGATTTGTGCGCGAAGCCTACTTCCACGAAGACTATTATTTCCGGGGCCAGTTTCTGGATTCCGCCATTTATTCGCTGCTGACGCCGTTGCGGATGGCGAACAAGACTACCGCCCAGGTGTAA
- a CDS encoding PQQ-dependent sugar dehydrogenase, with protein sequence MKHLPFPGPVAALVLLAACNQGQPKTDTPTNTPAQVVEAPDSAAQSNAAAPTLPEPYATKSTTKRSHVIGWPAGKTPVVPAGFVITEYAGNLNSPRWAYVTPNGDVLVAESNTIPTTTKKKIAAKLDLDPSKSLKETSANRITLLRDTNKDGKPDVRETFLANLNQPLGMLVLGNYFYVGNTDGVVRYAYKPGQTKITGPGQKILDLPAGGYNNHWTRNLLASADGSKIYVSVGSGSNVAEHGMENEQRRANILEINPDGSGEKIYASGLRNPVGMGWAPGTKTLWTAVNERDELGDDLVPDYLTSVQPGAFYGWPYAYFGPKEDPRRKGERPDLVQKTVVPDVALGPHTASLGLAFYTGNGFPAKYQNGAFIGQHGSWNRSEFTGYKVVFVPFSNGKPSGGMEDFVTGFIANPGEKEVYGRPVGVTALPDGSLLVLDDAGNKVWRVAAQQGRGA encoded by the coding sequence ATGAAACATCTTCCTTTTCCGGGGCCGGTAGCGGCGCTGGTGCTGCTGGCGGCCTGCAACCAAGGCCAGCCCAAAACGGATACGCCTACGAATACGCCTGCCCAGGTAGTAGAAGCGCCTGACTCAGCGGCTCAATCCAATGCGGCAGCTCCTACGCTGCCGGAACCCTACGCCACCAAATCCACTACCAAGCGCAGCCATGTGATTGGGTGGCCAGCCGGCAAAACGCCGGTGGTGCCCGCTGGTTTCGTGATTACGGAGTATGCTGGCAACCTCAACAGCCCGCGGTGGGCCTACGTGACGCCTAATGGCGACGTGCTGGTAGCCGAATCCAATACCATTCCGACCACGACCAAGAAAAAGATTGCAGCCAAGTTGGACTTGGACCCTTCCAAGTCGCTCAAGGAAACCAGTGCCAACCGTATCACCCTGCTCCGCGACACCAACAAGGATGGCAAGCCCGATGTGCGCGAAACCTTTCTGGCCAACCTAAACCAGCCCCTCGGGATGCTGGTGCTCGGCAACTACTTCTATGTAGGAAATACTGACGGAGTGGTGCGCTATGCCTATAAGCCAGGCCAGACCAAAATCACGGGACCTGGCCAGAAGATTCTGGACCTGCCAGCTGGTGGCTACAACAACCACTGGACCCGTAACCTGCTGGCCAGCGCCGACGGCTCGAAGATTTATGTGAGCGTGGGCTCGGGCTCTAATGTGGCAGAGCACGGAATGGAAAACGAACAGCGCCGCGCCAATATTCTGGAAATAAACCCCGACGGCAGCGGCGAAAAAATCTATGCCAGTGGCTTGCGTAACCCTGTAGGTATGGGCTGGGCGCCCGGCACCAAAACCCTCTGGACCGCCGTGAACGAGCGGGATGAGCTCGGCGACGACTTAGTGCCCGACTACCTGACCAGTGTGCAACCCGGCGCCTTCTACGGATGGCCATACGCCTATTTCGGCCCCAAAGAAGACCCCCGTCGCAAAGGCGAGCGGCCAGACTTGGTACAGAAAACCGTAGTGCCGGACGTAGCCCTAGGTCCGCACACCGCTTCGTTGGGACTGGCGTTTTATACCGGCAACGGTTTTCCGGCCAAGTATCAGAATGGAGCGTTCATTGGGCAACACGGCTCTTGGAACCGCTCGGAGTTTACGGGCTATAAGGTGGTCTTCGTGCCGTTCAGCAACGGCAAGCCCAGCGGCGGTATGGAAGATTTCGTGACGGGCTTCATTGCTAATCCGGGTGAAAAGGAAGTATATGGCCGCCCCGTAGGTGTCACGGCGCTGCCGGATGGTTCGCTGCTGGTGCTAGACGATGCTGGCAACAAAGTTTGGCGAGTAGCTGCTCAGCAAGGGCGTGGGGCCTAA
- a CDS encoding spermidine synthase has translation MLHYLRRYLSYLVPLTRTIHSPINGPLEVTWYRGRKVLDTRHANYSYGSLQQVLRYGLMFLEPQQAQRILVLGLGGGSVVQTLRQEHRVTAPITALELDPAVIAVADTEFGIRPDANLSIVCADAFVWIQTAPSAAYDLIIIDLFIDLELPAELQQAGFWQDIWRVLPPGGQVLFNTLTANPLTVAGEELTEHLAGLGFSVKEVEVELLNRLLILERLLV, from the coding sequence ATGCTACACTACCTGCGCCGCTACCTGAGCTATTTGGTGCCACTTACCCGCACTATCCATTCGCCCATCAACGGGCCGCTGGAAGTGACATGGTACCGAGGCCGCAAAGTGCTTGATACGCGCCATGCCAACTACTCCTACGGCTCGTTGCAGCAGGTACTACGCTACGGGCTGATGTTTCTGGAACCCCAGCAGGCGCAGCGCATTCTGGTGCTGGGGCTTGGTGGAGGGTCCGTGGTGCAGACGCTACGCCAGGAACACCGTGTAACAGCGCCTATCACCGCCCTCGAACTAGACCCCGCCGTTATTGCCGTAGCCGATACGGAATTCGGAATCCGCCCCGACGCGAATCTCTCGATTGTGTGCGCCGATGCTTTTGTGTGGATCCAGACTGCGCCATCCGCCGCCTATGACCTCATTATCATCGACCTGTTTATTGATTTGGAGCTGCCAGCTGAGTTGCAACAAGCAGGTTTTTGGCAGGACATATGGCGGGTGCTGCCGCCGGGCGGGCAAGTGCTGTTCAATACCCTAACGGCAAATCCGCTGACAGTAGCAGGCGAAGAACTGACGGAGCACCTGGCCGGACTGGGCTTTTCGGTGAAGGAAGTGGAAGTAGAACTGCTAAACCGCTTATTGATTCTAGAGAGACTTTTGGTGTAG
- a CDS encoding erythromycin esterase family protein, which translates to MPNSLYLLFFVVLTLLSCRPATAQAILNLDFEPGANRRQPLLFWGRRQQPDELLIRVDTVSPAQHGRGSLLLDASLAEEPEGTSLYTSVPVSDSVRGRIATVSVWVRTEEFQGTAWLKAYSYFFTETSPDSEKMSEKDTRATPLAIVAGWQKLTVQLPVGQTANHLSMLLAFNGRGRLWLDNFEVRYDNGQTYRDAPLAGTEPLLLPAGTPLPDWDFERRGPAQLPGAASTARRWQLDSTVAQRGRRSLRVEAAPASATPVYLGVVPLDSLLGKTLTVRGYVRYSGPAVVGQAPPALLYRVLANSDLRMYPYDRHKWPGILTASPLPKPTPGTPWQRFELTLPISAKRNLSQLALLLQPGAAPVWLDHIELLADGRAFSPPPPPVPGLPTAAELAWLRKAAVPLRTTAPDGGDQKDLAAFGQLVGSAPVIGLGEVTLGSHEQMQLKQRLFRYLVEQKNVRVLALDTELGACLALNDYLQTGTGNPQQLVADLPLWETEEMLALMRWMRTYNQQHPTATLQLLGIDLQEAPESLRYLRQRLPAQAGYRGELLTTQQRQLRELADAGISLNYLQNAPQTDPRLEAVRRLLAEVRAAFDGPAKLRRGYGATPAEAATLTQLLRQAEQYSVVQTMSSRFRLSYRAACLAENVEWARTQANGKGVAVWSHNTHLKTYDQDDATLGEVLRRYYGAGYVAVGFLFHEGSFRALPSTEPPAFVTATAAPSSVGSYEHYFRAATLPASFLNLRTPDLAPGTQWLYENLLFRDGTLRPYEQPFSRHSLRREFDALLYVPKSTPAAVVRASK; encoded by the coding sequence ATGCCGAATTCTCTGTATCTATTATTCTTCGTGGTGCTCACGCTGCTGAGCTGCCGCCCGGCTACCGCGCAGGCCATCCTCAACCTGGATTTCGAGCCGGGCGCCAACCGCCGCCAGCCGCTGCTGTTCTGGGGGCGCCGCCAGCAACCCGACGAGCTGCTGATTCGCGTCGATACGGTGTCGCCCGCTCAGCACGGCCGGGGCAGTTTGCTGCTGGATGCCTCGCTGGCCGAAGAACCGGAAGGCACTTCTTTATATACCAGCGTGCCTGTTTCGGATTCGGTGCGGGGCCGCATAGCCACCGTAAGCGTGTGGGTGCGCACCGAAGAATTTCAGGGCACTGCCTGGCTGAAGGCCTACAGCTATTTTTTCACGGAAACCAGTCCAGATTCCGAGAAGATGTCGGAGAAAGATACCCGGGCTACCCCGCTGGCCATAGTAGCCGGCTGGCAGAAACTAACGGTACAGCTGCCCGTGGGCCAGACGGCTAACCACCTCAGCATGTTGCTGGCTTTCAACGGCCGGGGCCGACTGTGGCTCGACAACTTTGAGGTGCGCTACGACAACGGCCAAACCTACCGCGACGCGCCACTGGCGGGCACCGAGCCGCTGCTGCTGCCCGCCGGCACCCCACTACCCGACTGGGACTTCGAGCGGCGCGGTCCTGCCCAGCTGCCCGGTGCGGCTTCCACTGCCCGCCGCTGGCAGCTGGACTCTACGGTGGCGCAGCGGGGCCGGCGCAGCTTGCGCGTAGAGGCCGCTCCGGCCAGTGCCACGCCCGTGTACCTGGGCGTGGTGCCGCTGGATTCGCTGCTGGGCAAAACCCTTACGGTGCGCGGCTACGTGCGCTACTCCGGTCCGGCCGTAGTGGGCCAGGCGCCTCCAGCTTTGCTGTACCGCGTACTGGCCAACAGCGACTTGAGAATGTATCCGTATGACCGGCACAAATGGCCCGGCATACTCACGGCCAGCCCACTGCCGAAGCCTACGCCCGGCACGCCGTGGCAACGGTTCGAGCTGACGCTGCCCATCAGCGCCAAGCGCAACCTTTCTCAGCTGGCGCTGCTGCTGCAGCCTGGCGCGGCCCCGGTCTGGCTCGACCATATAGAGCTGCTGGCTGATGGCCGGGCCTTTTCGCCGCCACCACCACCCGTGCCGGGGCTGCCTACCGCCGCCGAGCTGGCCTGGCTGCGCAAGGCCGCCGTGCCGCTCCGCACCACTGCCCCCGACGGCGGCGACCAGAAAGATCTGGCTGCATTCGGGCAATTGGTTGGGTCGGCACCGGTTATCGGGTTGGGCGAAGTCACGCTGGGCTCACACGAGCAGATGCAGCTCAAGCAACGGCTGTTTCGGTATCTGGTGGAGCAGAAAAACGTGCGCGTGCTGGCCCTCGACACCGAACTGGGCGCCTGCCTGGCGTTGAACGACTACCTGCAAACCGGCACCGGCAACCCCCAGCAGCTGGTAGCCGACCTGCCCCTCTGGGAAACCGAAGAAATGTTGGCCTTGATGCGCTGGATGCGGACGTACAACCAGCAGCACCCGACGGCTACCCTACAGCTGCTGGGCATAGATCTGCAGGAGGCTCCGGAAAGTTTGCGCTATCTGCGCCAGCGCCTGCCCGCCCAGGCCGGCTACCGGGGGGAACTGCTCACGACGCAGCAACGCCAGCTCCGGGAACTGGCCGACGCAGGCATTTCGCTGAATTACCTGCAGAACGCCCCGCAAACCGACCCGCGCCTGGAAGCTGTGCGCCGCCTACTGGCCGAGGTTCGCGCTGCCTTCGATGGTCCGGCCAAACTCCGGCGAGGCTACGGCGCCACGCCCGCGGAAGCAGCCACTCTAACCCAACTGCTCCGCCAGGCCGAGCAGTACAGCGTCGTGCAAACGATGTCGTCGCGGTTCCGCCTCAGCTACCGGGCTGCGTGCCTGGCCGAGAATGTGGAGTGGGCCCGCACGCAGGCTAATGGCAAGGGAGTGGCCGTATGGTCGCACAACACCCACCTGAAAACCTACGACCAAGACGATGCTACTTTGGGCGAAGTGCTACGGCGCTACTATGGTGCGGGCTACGTGGCGGTTGGCTTCCTGTTTCACGAAGGCAGCTTCCGGGCCCTGCCTTCCACCGAGCCTCCAGCATTTGTTACGGCCACAGCGGCCCCATCATCCGTGGGCAGCTACGAGCACTATTTCCGGGCGGCCACGCTGCCGGCATCGTTTCTCAACCTGCGCACTCCTGACCTAGCGCCGGGCACACAGTGGCTCTACGAGAATCTCCTGTTCCGCGACGGGACCCTACGCCCCTATGAGCAGCCCTTCAGCCGCCACAGCCTCCGCCGCGAGTTTGATGCCCTGCTGTACGTCCCAAAATCTACGCCGGCAGCCGTCGTTAGAGCTAGTAAGTAA